One part of the Phoenix dactylifera cultivar Barhee BC4 chromosome 4, palm_55x_up_171113_PBpolish2nd_filt_p, whole genome shotgun sequence genome encodes these proteins:
- the LOC103717699 gene encoding peroxidase 57-like, producing the protein MAAAISIALLLANLLATSLSLEIHFYRNSCPRAELIVSQVVRRHFQRDLSVPAGLLRLYFHDCFVRGCDASVLLDSTDDNIAEKEAPPNLTLRTFDVIDDIKAELEKECRGLVSCADILALATRDGVALSGGAAYALPTGRRDGIISRMEDVRLPSPTFSVQEAVDAFKSINLDLWDLTTLLGAHSVGFCHCGFFIDRLYNYRGTASADPQIEPSLLETLKQKCPPHVAELANITKDPTVSMNQVASTPYTLDNSFYLGVLNKKAILKLDQDLAFTDLTSRLSARYANDPNFFSSQFSESLIKLGNVGVLTGQQGEIRLSCRKVNGDTSTS; encoded by the exons ATGGCTGCAGCTATCTCCATAGCTCTCCTATTAGCCAATCTTCTCGCCACTTCCCTCTCTCTAGAAATCCACTTCTATAGAAACTCATGCCCCAGAGCTGAACTCATAGTTAGCCAAGTAGTCAGAAGGCATTTCCAAAGAGACCTATCAGTCCCTGCTGGCCTACTTCGCCTATACTTCCATGATTGTTTTGTTAGA GGCTGTGATGCTTCAGTTCTTCTCGACAGCACTGATGACAACATAGCAGAGAAGGAGGCTCCTCCAAATCTAACGCTGAGAACATTCGATGTGATAGATGATATAAAGGCTGAGCTAGAGAAGGAATGCAGGGGGCTCGTGTCGTGTGCCGATATATTAGCCTTAGCCACAAGGGATGGGGTGGCACTGTCCGGGGGAGCGGCCTATGCTCTTCCTACTGGGAGGAGGGACGGGATTATTTCTAGAATGGAAGATGTTCGTTTACCAAGTCCCACTTTCTCCGTTCAAGAAGCAGTAGATGCCTTCAAAAGCATAAATCTCGACTTGTGGGATCTCACTACATTGCTAG GTGCTCATAGTGTCGGATTCTGTCACTGTGGATTCTTCATCGATCGGCTTTACAACTACAGGGGCACCGCTTCAGCAGATCCACAGATTGAACCAAGCTTGCTGGAAACCCTCAAACAGAAATGCCCCCCTCATGTTGCAGAACTTGCTAACATAACCAAAGACCCGACAGTCTCCATGAATCAAGTTGCCTCCACGCCTTATACTCTTGACAACTCATTTTATCTTGGCGTGCTTAATAAGAAGGCAATTCTaaaattagaccaagatttgGCTTTCACTGATCTTACAAGTAGATTATCTGCACGATATGCGAACGATCCAAACTTTTTCAGCAGTCAGTTTTCAGAGTCCTTGATCAAACTTGGAAATGTGGGTGTGCTAACAGGACAACAAGGGGAGATCAGACTGAGCTGTCGAAAAGTAAATGGTGATACATCAACAAGTTGA
- the LOC103717700 gene encoding NDR1/HIN1-like protein 2 produces the protein MSSAFQSPVPTQTRYHPHRSRFRTSWVRERLTTRFAMGVCSVLLSLLLSAGVIVFILWLSLRPHRPRFHLSSFSAPAIAQPPPALLNSPISFNVTDRNPNRNVGIYYDVVYGSVFYKDQLVGSGPVLNPFYQPPKNTTLVLGDLTGTAAAAGDKLAAQLADDAAAGRVEFRFELKSGIRFKVKIWDTHHHTLHVQCDVVVGPDGSLLAEYRDKRCSIYF, from the coding sequence ATGTCGTCCGCGTTCCAGTCACCGGTCCCGACCCAAACCCGGTACCATCCCCACCGGTCCCGGTTCAGAACCAGCTGGGTCAGGGAGCGCCTGACGACGAGGTTCGCCATGGGCGTCTGCTcggttctcctctctctcctcctctcagcCGGTGTCATCGTCTTCATCCTCTGGCTCAGCCTCCGCCCCCACCGCCCCCGTTTccacctctcctccttctccgcccCCGCTATCGCCCAGCCGCCTCCCGCCCTCCTCAACTCGCCCATCTCCTTCAACGTCACCGACCGCAACCCGAACAGGAATGTCGGCATCTACTACGACGTCGTCTACGGCTCCGTCTTCTACAAAGACCAGCTGGTCGGTTCCGGTCCGGTCCTGAACCCGTTCTACCAGCCCCCCAAGAACACCACGCTGGTCCTCGGGGATCTCACcgggacggcggcggcggcgggggacaAGCTGGCAGCGCAGCTGGCGGATGACGCCGCGGCCGGCCGGGTCGAGTTCCGGTTCGAGTTGAAATCGGGCATCCGGTTCAAGGTGAAGATTTGGGACACGCACCACCATACGTTGCACGTGCAATGCGACGTGGTGGTGGGTCCCGATGGAAGCCTCCTGGCTGAGTACAGGGACAAGAGGTGCTCGATCTACTTCTAG
- the LOC113463425 gene encoding peroxidase 3-like: protein MRKTSIQCLVVCAALSLFCASADLKLGFYDESCPKAEKIIFDYVKKHIPHEPSLAAPLLRMHFHDCFVGGCDASILMNSTSKNQAEKSAFPNLSLRGFDFIDRVKTLIEAECPGVVSCADILALVARDSVIVTGGPFWNVPTGRRDGLISNSIEVLKNLPAPTFNFSILQTSFASKGLSLKDLVLLSGAHTIGVSHCSSFSSRLYNFTGKGDEDPSLDSFYAANLKKYKCQVPNDTTTIVEMDPGSFRTFDLGYYKHLLKRRGLFQSDAALITNAATKAYIIQLVNNPLEVFFKEFALSMEKMGRIEVKTGSLGEIRKNCAVVNS, encoded by the exons ATGAGGAAGACGAGCATCCAGTGCCTTGTGGTGTGTGCAGCGTTGAGTTTATTTTGTGCAAGTGCTGATCTCAAGTTGGGTTTCTATGATGAGAGTTGTCCAAAGGCTGAGAAGATTATATTCGACTATGTTAAGAAACACATACCTCATGAGCCATCGTTAGCTGCCCCTCTTCTTAGGATGCACTTCCATGATTGCTTTGTCGGG GGTTGCGATGCTTCCATTCTGATGAACTCCACTAGTAAGAATCAAGCAGAGAAATCAGCATTCCCAAATCTAAGCCTTCGTGGTTTCGATTTCATTGATAGAGTCAAGACCTTAATAGAAGCAGAATGCCCTGGTGTTGTTTCATGCGCCGATATTCTCGCCTTAGTTGCAAGAGATTCTGTTATTGTCACA GGAGGTCCCTTTTGGAATGTTCCCACCGGGCGAAGAGATGGTTTGATCTCAAATTCCATAGAGGTCTTGAAAAACCTTCCAGCCCCAACTTTTAATTTTAgcatcctccaaacgtctttTGCTAGTAAAGGACTCAGCTTAAAAGATCTAGTACTTTTGTCTG GAGCTCATACAATTGGCGTCTCTCACTGCTCATCATTCAGTAGTCGCCTTTATAATTTCACTGGAAAAGGTGATGAAGACCCTTCTCTGGATAGCTTTTATGCTGCAAATTTGAAGAAGTACAAGTGCCAAGTTCCTAATGACACGACAACAATTGTTGAAATGGATCCGGGTAGCTTCAGAACTTTTGATCTTGGATACTACAAACATCTACTCAAGAGAAGAGGTCTCTTCCAATCTGATGCAGCTCTGATAACTAATGCTGCAACAAAGGCCTACATCATTCAGCTTGTCAACAATCCTCTTGAAGTATTCTTCAAAGAATTTGCTTTGTCCATGGAGAAGATGGGAAGGATTGAGGTAAAGACGGGATCTTTGGGTGAAATTAGGAAGAACTGTGCGGTCGTGAATAGCTAG
- the LOC103717679 gene encoding protein NDR1-like has translation MSESGGLCRLCVGCQLTMGFIALFLWLSYRPIKPRFYVTSFSLAAAPNSTASNPPLSDPIASFVLEIENKNKEMGIYHDDLNVSLSFFPNSSSSAAAAAALIPAFYQGHQKTADKPGNFSGPGLRKERAPWAAAVTNGTAVFRVGVESAFRYKVFGRKTRHHPVRLAGDVPVDAEGKKTGKKGIRLRSAAPLVLASRPIMLLVCTAVYILLTYCY, from the coding sequence ATGTCCGAATCCGGAGGCCTGTGCCGGTTGTGCGTGGGGTGCCAGCTCACTATGGGCTTCATCGCCCTCTTCCTCTGGCTCTCCTACCGCCCCATCAAACCCCGCTTCTACGTCACCTCCTTCTCCCTCGCCGCCGCCCCCAACTCCACCGCCTCGAACCCACCCCTCAGTGACCCCATCGCCTCCTTCGTCCTCGAGATCGAGAACAAAAACAAGGAGATGGGCATCTATCACGACGACCTCAacgtctccctctccttcttccccaactcctcctcctccgccgccgccgccgccgccctcaTCCCGGCCTTCTACCAGGGCCACCAGAAGACCGCCGACAAGCCCGGCAACTTCTCCGGCCCTGGTCTCCGGAAGGAGAGGGCCCCCTGGGCAGCGGCAGTCACAAACGGGACTGCCGTCTTCCGGGTCGGGGTGGAGTCGGCTTTCCGGTACAAGGTGTTCGGAAGGAAGACCCGGCACCACCCGGTGCGCCTGGCAGGGGATGTGCCGGTCGATGCCGAGGGTAAGAAGACCGGGAAGAAGGGGATCCGCCTCCGTTCCGCTGCTCCCCTGGTCCTCGCTTCTCGCCCTATCATGCTCCTCGTCTGCACGGCTGTATATATTTTACTCACATACTGCTATTGA